From a region of the Pecten maximus chromosome 18, xPecMax1.1, whole genome shotgun sequence genome:
- the LOC117316654 gene encoding uncharacterized protein LOC117316654 isoform X1, translating into MYNRKQFVRMPLRDTYKVQLKRVKDGIDKERVKIPRAPPKEGYKPFIWNSLEGYYDTSVPEYVINCPKEDMQPQVPYSWVDKDFDDSLIDVSTRKTTLRLVDPLEDFNMAKEILPKLRDSRPSTKNSNFRSSQRGSRPPTNDSADRQRIWENINLKLPKVSPERGRDTARTAQNGEEENQGQVRRPQSYSQLTEENIKEANTQQENKKDPETKVKLPRNLSANSKRRERSPYRTAYNEAALRTSVSQHQSRHAHRQKSSKTYSSRTSYSPERGRILLPEIHKVEFDVVNDNATKEFPYSGVPTFREKMHRQYDIDAPKRVDEDYKKTKKDFYLMKLHKLSEVHPSNRSGMRKAYFAYLQNNPGSKKAVKDCVNQLVSDEPHLKSTTPRTSSTSPVRTGAN; encoded by the exons ATGTATAACCGAAAGCA ATTTGTCAGGATGCCTCTCAGGGACACCTACAAGGTCCAACTCAAGCGAGTGAAGGATGGAATAGATAAGGAGCGAGTAAAGATCCCTAGAGCCCCTCCGAA AGAAGGTTATAAGCCGTTTATATGGAACAGTTTAGAGGGTTACTATGACACGTCAGTGCCGGAATACGTCATCAACTGC CCAAAGGAGGATATGCAGCCGCAGGTGCCTTATAGCTGGGTCGACAAGGAT TTTGACGACTCCCTCATTGATGTTTCTACTCGGAAAACCACATTGAGGCTGGTTGATCCCCTGGAGGATTTCAACATGGCCAAAGAGATCCTCCCAAAGTTACGCGACAGCAGACCGTCCACAAAGAACTCTAATTTCCGGTCAAGTCAAAGAGGAAGTCGACCACCCACCAACGATTCGGCCGATAGACAGAG GATTTGGGAAAACATCAATTTGAAATTGCCGAAGGTGTCTCCAGAAAG AGGAAGAGACACCGCTAGAACCGCACAAAACGG TGAAGAGGAAAACCAAGGTCAAGTCAGACGACCCCAGTCTTACAG CCAACTAACGGAAGAAAACATAAAAGAGGCAAATACACAACAAgagaataaaaa GGACCCAGAAACAAAAGTCAAGCTGCCAAGAAATCTATCAGCGAATTCAAA AAGACGAGAAAGAAGTCCATACCGAACGGCTTATAACGAGGCTGCCCTTCGGACCTCGGTCTCACAGCATCAAAGTAGGCATGCGCATAGACAGAAATCCTCGAAGACATATTCATCAAG GACGAGTTATTCTCCAGAGAGAGGGAGAATTCTACTTCCGGAGATTCATAAAGTAGAATTTGATGTCGTAAATGATAATGCTACAAAGGAATTCCCCTACAGCGGGGTACCCACTTTCAG AGAGAAGATGCATCGGCAGTATGACATAGACGCCCCAAAACGAGTTGACGAAGACTAcaagaaaacaaagaaagatTTCTACTTAATGAAACTACACAAATTATCGGAAGTCCATCCATCAAATAGATCGGGCATGCGCAAAGCATATTTTGCATACCTTCAAAATAACCCCGGGTCGAAAAAGGCAGTGAAGGATTGCGTCAATCAGCTTGTATCAGATGAACCCCATTTAAAAAGTACAACTCCAAGAACCTCGTCGACTTCCCCTGTTCGGACCGGTGCAAACTAA
- the LOC117316654 gene encoding uncharacterized protein LOC117316654 isoform X3: MYNRKQFVRMPLRDTYKVQLKRVKDGIDKERVKIPRAPPKEGYKPFIWNSLEGYYDTSVPEYVINCPKEDMQPQVPYSWVDKDFDDSLIDVSTRKTTLRLVDPLEDFNMAKEILPKLRDSRPSTKNSNFRSSQRGSRPPTNDSADRQRIWENINLKLPKVSPERGRDTARTAQNGEEENQGQVRRPQSYRDPETKVKLPRNLSANSKRRERSPYRTAYNEAALRTSVSQHQSRHAHRQKSSKTYSSRTSYSPERGRILLPEIHKVEFDVVNDNATKEFPYSGVPTFREKMHRQYDIDAPKRVDEDYKKTKKDFYLMKLHKLSEVHPSNRSGMRKAYFAYLQNNPGSKKAVKDCVNQLVSDEPHLKSTTPRTSSTSPVRTGAN, encoded by the exons ATGTATAACCGAAAGCA ATTTGTCAGGATGCCTCTCAGGGACACCTACAAGGTCCAACTCAAGCGAGTGAAGGATGGAATAGATAAGGAGCGAGTAAAGATCCCTAGAGCCCCTCCGAA AGAAGGTTATAAGCCGTTTATATGGAACAGTTTAGAGGGTTACTATGACACGTCAGTGCCGGAATACGTCATCAACTGC CCAAAGGAGGATATGCAGCCGCAGGTGCCTTATAGCTGGGTCGACAAGGAT TTTGACGACTCCCTCATTGATGTTTCTACTCGGAAAACCACATTGAGGCTGGTTGATCCCCTGGAGGATTTCAACATGGCCAAAGAGATCCTCCCAAAGTTACGCGACAGCAGACCGTCCACAAAGAACTCTAATTTCCGGTCAAGTCAAAGAGGAAGTCGACCACCCACCAACGATTCGGCCGATAGACAGAG GATTTGGGAAAACATCAATTTGAAATTGCCGAAGGTGTCTCCAGAAAG AGGAAGAGACACCGCTAGAACCGCACAAAACGG TGAAGAGGAAAACCAAGGTCAAGTCAGACGACCCCAGTCTTACAG GGACCCAGAAACAAAAGTCAAGCTGCCAAGAAATCTATCAGCGAATTCAAA AAGACGAGAAAGAAGTCCATACCGAACGGCTTATAACGAGGCTGCCCTTCGGACCTCGGTCTCACAGCATCAAAGTAGGCATGCGCATAGACAGAAATCCTCGAAGACATATTCATCAAG GACGAGTTATTCTCCAGAGAGAGGGAGAATTCTACTTCCGGAGATTCATAAAGTAGAATTTGATGTCGTAAATGATAATGCTACAAAGGAATTCCCCTACAGCGGGGTACCCACTTTCAG AGAGAAGATGCATCGGCAGTATGACATAGACGCCCCAAAACGAGTTGACGAAGACTAcaagaaaacaaagaaagatTTCTACTTAATGAAACTACACAAATTATCGGAAGTCCATCCATCAAATAGATCGGGCATGCGCAAAGCATATTTTGCATACCTTCAAAATAACCCCGGGTCGAAAAAGGCAGTGAAGGATTGCGTCAATCAGCTTGTATCAGATGAACCCCATTTAAAAAGTACAACTCCAAGAACCTCGTCGACTTCCCCTGTTCGGACCGGTGCAAACTAA
- the LOC117316654 gene encoding uncharacterized protein LOC117316654 isoform X2 gives MPLRDTYKVQLKRVKDGIDKERVKIPRAPPKEGYKPFIWNSLEGYYDTSVPEYVINCPKEDMQPQVPYSWVDKDFDDSLIDVSTRKTTLRLVDPLEDFNMAKEILPKLRDSRPSTKNSNFRSSQRGSRPPTNDSADRQRIWENINLKLPKVSPERGRDTARTAQNGEEENQGQVRRPQSYSQLTEENIKEANTQQENKKDPETKVKLPRNLSANSKRRERSPYRTAYNEAALRTSVSQHQSRHAHRQKSSKTYSSRTSYSPERGRILLPEIHKVEFDVVNDNATKEFPYSGVPTFREKMHRQYDIDAPKRVDEDYKKTKKDFYLMKLHKLSEVHPSNRSGMRKAYFAYLQNNPGSKKAVKDCVNQLVSDEPHLKSTTPRTSSTSPVRTGAN, from the exons ATGCCTCTCAGGGACACCTACAAGGTCCAACTCAAGCGAGTGAAGGATGGAATAGATAAGGAGCGAGTAAAGATCCCTAGAGCCCCTCCGAA AGAAGGTTATAAGCCGTTTATATGGAACAGTTTAGAGGGTTACTATGACACGTCAGTGCCGGAATACGTCATCAACTGC CCAAAGGAGGATATGCAGCCGCAGGTGCCTTATAGCTGGGTCGACAAGGAT TTTGACGACTCCCTCATTGATGTTTCTACTCGGAAAACCACATTGAGGCTGGTTGATCCCCTGGAGGATTTCAACATGGCCAAAGAGATCCTCCCAAAGTTACGCGACAGCAGACCGTCCACAAAGAACTCTAATTTCCGGTCAAGTCAAAGAGGAAGTCGACCACCCACCAACGATTCGGCCGATAGACAGAG GATTTGGGAAAACATCAATTTGAAATTGCCGAAGGTGTCTCCAGAAAG AGGAAGAGACACCGCTAGAACCGCACAAAACGG TGAAGAGGAAAACCAAGGTCAAGTCAGACGACCCCAGTCTTACAG CCAACTAACGGAAGAAAACATAAAAGAGGCAAATACACAACAAgagaataaaaa GGACCCAGAAACAAAAGTCAAGCTGCCAAGAAATCTATCAGCGAATTCAAA AAGACGAGAAAGAAGTCCATACCGAACGGCTTATAACGAGGCTGCCCTTCGGACCTCGGTCTCACAGCATCAAAGTAGGCATGCGCATAGACAGAAATCCTCGAAGACATATTCATCAAG GACGAGTTATTCTCCAGAGAGAGGGAGAATTCTACTTCCGGAGATTCATAAAGTAGAATTTGATGTCGTAAATGATAATGCTACAAAGGAATTCCCCTACAGCGGGGTACCCACTTTCAG AGAGAAGATGCATCGGCAGTATGACATAGACGCCCCAAAACGAGTTGACGAAGACTAcaagaaaacaaagaaagatTTCTACTTAATGAAACTACACAAATTATCGGAAGTCCATCCATCAAATAGATCGGGCATGCGCAAAGCATATTTTGCATACCTTCAAAATAACCCCGGGTCGAAAAAGGCAGTGAAGGATTGCGTCAATCAGCTTGTATCAGATGAACCCCATTTAAAAAGTACAACTCCAAGAACCTCGTCGACTTCCCCTGTTCGGACCGGTGCAAACTAA